The proteins below are encoded in one region of Asticcacaulis excentricus CB 48:
- a CDS encoding TonB-dependent receptor plug domain-containing protein — protein sequence MKKVIPGRYGLSSALCTALALTALAVPQVQAQTAKDKEKADKSEAKATEDTAVQEVVVTGSRLRRTEFNATSPVQIISTEKAELEGVVDTTRILQSSTIAASASQIDNSYTGYNVTGGPGVNTLSLRGLGANRTLILINGHRVGPAGTRGQVGPVDLNTIPSSIVDRYEILKDGASAIYGSDAIAGVVNVVTKKKSIGGSFRAFASVPEHGGGETYNASLSQSINEGKFHGLFNLDYYKQEALRQGDRDYLACPQQRITYADGTRADVVDPATGDYKCYGLIASVLYTGNYYVFDSTQANGLKRVIYTGTTADESRNSRATAPYMQDRYLSKTVISPVTRRSVNFTGGYTFDNGTEVYGDFMYNRRTSRQESWRQFYPTVNTSNPNNILKATSYPIILIPYNVDQDVRYTRGLLGIKGDVPEIGFLKGWTYDVAAQISLNNSTYGYDFIYNDRVNATVGASVCNTALLTTATSCPTGGVKYYRQSTVETGIFSPEETAFLFGYEKGSTTYRQSYVEASMSGDLFTLPAGPVAASIGVMLRKEYINDTPGTQAQKANYWGLTTAGQTVGKDNINEVYVEFGVPVLKNLPFAKTLDIAVSSRYSDYDSYGESSTYKASLNWALTDTFRVRGSEGTSFRAPSLYEQYLGNQVGYSTQLSVDPCINYGTSATISETVKTNCAALGLSGTYAGLGSSATVYTGGGKAAGLQPETSDNRTVGMVWTPKFTNASVAIDFFETKIKNQITTYGSYNIVYECMNSVGMSSPYCSLFTRDLTSGSSTYGSVRTIQNAYVNVAQQFMRGFDLTFAYNRRFNFGNVSVSSQHSFVRKWTYQLKNASTPTNYLGYVGYPEYVGNLTASLRRGTYTFTYSGTFVGETSDFDYYKTNCYTGTLFGVANQSYCYDMNTEFYANHTLSIRKSFNQWSVIASVRNVLDETPPEISNYGAARLGNAALTSQYDLLGRTFTLSIERKW from the coding sequence ATGAAAAAAGTCATACCCGGACGCTATGGACTTAGCAGCGCCCTTTGCACCGCTCTGGCTCTGACCGCGCTGGCCGTGCCGCAGGTTCAGGCGCAAACCGCCAAAGACAAGGAAAAGGCGGACAAGTCCGAAGCCAAAGCCACAGAAGACACCGCCGTTCAGGAGGTTGTGGTCACCGGTTCACGCCTGCGTCGCACCGAATTCAACGCGACCTCGCCGGTGCAGATCATTTCGACCGAAAAGGCCGAGTTGGAAGGCGTGGTGGACACAACGCGCATCCTGCAAAGCTCCACCATTGCCGCCAGCGCCTCGCAGATCGACAACAGCTATACGGGCTATAACGTAACGGGTGGTCCCGGCGTCAACACCCTGTCGCTGCGGGGTCTTGGGGCCAACCGCACCCTGATCCTAATCAACGGTCACCGTGTCGGCCCGGCGGGCACGCGTGGTCAGGTCGGACCGGTGGATCTCAACACCATCCCCTCTTCCATCGTTGACCGCTACGAAATCCTGAAAGACGGTGCCTCGGCCATCTACGGCTCAGACGCCATCGCCGGCGTCGTCAACGTCGTGACCAAGAAGAAGTCCATTGGCGGCAGCTTCCGCGCCTTTGCCTCCGTGCCAGAGCATGGCGGCGGTGAAACCTATAATGCCAGCCTCAGCCAGTCGATCAATGAAGGCAAGTTCCACGGGCTGTTTAACCTCGACTATTACAAGCAGGAAGCGCTGCGCCAGGGAGACCGCGACTATCTGGCCTGCCCGCAACAGCGCATCACCTACGCTGACGGCACCCGTGCCGACGTGGTCGATCCGGCGACCGGTGACTACAAGTGCTATGGCCTCATCGCCAGCGTCCTCTATACGGGTAACTATTACGTCTTTGACTCGACCCAGGCGAACGGACTCAAGCGCGTCATCTATACTGGCACAACGGCCGATGAATCGCGCAACTCACGCGCTACCGCGCCCTATATGCAGGACCGCTACCTGTCAAAGACCGTCATTTCGCCTGTGACGCGCCGCTCGGTGAACTTCACGGGTGGCTATACCTTCGACAATGGCACCGAAGTTTATGGCGACTTCATGTACAACCGCCGCACCTCGCGTCAGGAGAGCTGGCGCCAGTTCTATCCGACCGTTAACACGTCGAACCCCAACAATATTCTGAAGGCCACCAGCTATCCCATCATCCTCATCCCTTATAATGTCGATCAGGACGTGCGCTATACGCGCGGTCTGCTCGGCATTAAGGGGGATGTGCCGGAGATAGGCTTCCTGAAGGGCTGGACCTATGACGTTGCGGCTCAGATATCGCTGAACAATTCCACCTATGGCTACGACTTCATCTACAATGACCGCGTCAACGCCACGGTGGGGGCCAGCGTCTGCAATACCGCGCTGCTGACCACGGCAACCAGTTGTCCTACAGGCGGCGTCAAGTATTATCGTCAGTCAACCGTCGAAACCGGCATCTTCTCTCCCGAAGAAACCGCTTTCCTGTTCGGTTATGAAAAGGGTAGCACCACCTATCGTCAGTCCTATGTCGAAGCCAGCATGTCGGGGGACCTGTTCACCTTGCCCGCCGGTCCGGTGGCCGCCAGCATCGGTGTTATGCTGCGTAAGGAGTATATCAACGATACGCCCGGAACTCAGGCGCAGAAGGCCAACTACTGGGGCCTGACGACAGCGGGCCAGACGGTCGGCAAGGACAATATCAACGAAGTTTATGTCGAATTTGGTGTTCCGGTCCTGAAGAACCTGCCGTTCGCCAAGACGCTGGATATCGCGGTTTCGAGCCGCTACAGCGACTACGACTCCTATGGCGAAAGCTCGACCTACAAAGCCAGTCTGAACTGGGCTCTTACGGACACCTTCCGCGTCCGCGGCTCAGAGGGCACCTCGTTCCGCGCGCCGTCACTGTATGAGCAATATCTCGGCAATCAGGTCGGATATTCGACGCAGTTGTCGGTTGACCCGTGCATTAATTACGGTACGTCGGCGACCATTTCGGAAACAGTGAAAACCAACTGCGCGGCTCTGGGGCTCAGCGGCACGTATGCCGGTCTGGGGTCCTCGGCTACGGTCTATACCGGAGGCGGAAAGGCGGCGGGCCTTCAGCCCGAAACCTCTGACAACCGCACGGTCGGCATGGTGTGGACGCCGAAGTTCACCAATGCCAGCGTGGCGATCGATTTCTTCGAAACGAAGATCAAAAACCAGATCACGACCTACGGGTCCTACAACATCGTCTATGAGTGCATGAACTCTGTCGGTATGTCGTCACCATACTGCTCATTGTTCACGCGCGACCTCACCAGTGGCTCGTCGACCTACGGCAGCGTTCGCACGATCCAGAACGCCTATGTCAACGTGGCCCAGCAGTTTATGCGCGGGTTTGATCTGACCTTTGCCTATAACCGTCGGTTTAACTTCGGCAATGTGTCGGTGTCCAGCCAGCACTCGTTTGTGCGCAAGTGGACCTATCAACTGAAGAACGCCTCTACGCCGACCAACTATCTCGGTTATGTGGGTTATCCGGAATATGTTGGTAACCTGACGGCGTCGCTGCGCCGTGGCACCTATACCTTCACCTATAGCGGCACCTTCGTGGGTGAAACGTCAGACTTCGACTATTACAAGACGAATTGTTACACCGGCACGCTGTTCGGCGTGGCCAATCAATCCTATTGCTATGATATGAATACCGAGTTTTACGCCAATCACACCCTTTCGATACGCAAGTCGTTCAATCAATGGAGTGTCATTGCTTCGGTGCGAAATGTTCTGGACGAAACGCCGCCGGAAATTTCCAACTACGGCGCAGCGCGTCTCGGCAATGCGGCCCTGACCAGCCAGTACGACCTTTTGGGACGTACCTTTACCCTGTCTATCGAACGTAAGTGGTAA
- a CDS encoding sialate O-acetylesterase produces MHRRFFASTFLVLAATLNLGAAPVSAEVKLPNLISDHMVLQAGQPVAIWGRADAGEMVTVRIAGQTHRTAAGADGRWKVMLKPLKSDAAPLNMTVAGKSNRLTVSNILIGEVWLASGQSNMEKPFRNQPGQKDVINADAELAGANMPQIRLFKVKKARSTTPAADVEGQWVITTPETLDTSRFSAVAYVFGKRLHTTLNTPVGLIDSTWGGTRIEPWTAPEGMAAVPTLKRYADVKPGQKVDGSDISGLYNSMISPLAPFGLKGVIWYQGESNLMTAGEFPGGAADYTDKMEALIGGWRKVFGQDLAFYYVQLAPHLYHVVRPAQVASAEGLPQMWEAQTAALRIPNTGMVVTTDLVDDLSDIHPRDKVTVGQRLANLALSKTYGQTGLVINGPKFRDVRIENDKAILSFDDIGGGLVARDAKPLTWFQISGADGVWWPATASISAETVIASNPNVRQPISVRFAWDEAARPNLMNKEGLPALPFHTR; encoded by the coding sequence ATGCACAGACGATTTTTTGCCAGCACATTTCTGGTCTTGGCTGCGACCCTGAACCTGGGGGCGGCCCCCGTCTCAGCGGAGGTAAAACTACCGAACCTGATCTCAGACCACATGGTGCTTCAGGCGGGTCAGCCGGTCGCCATCTGGGGACGGGCCGATGCGGGCGAAATGGTCACGGTACGCATTGCCGGTCAGACTCACCGCACGGCGGCCGGGGCTGATGGCCGCTGGAAAGTGATGCTAAAACCCCTGAAATCCGATGCCGCCCCCCTCAATATGACCGTCGCGGGTAAGAGTAACCGCCTGACGGTGTCTAACATATTGATCGGCGAAGTCTGGCTGGCGTCGGGGCAGTCAAACATGGAAAAGCCCTTCCGCAATCAGCCAGGTCAGAAAGATGTGATAAATGCCGACGCCGAACTGGCGGGGGCGAACATGCCACAAATCCGTCTGTTCAAAGTGAAAAAGGCGCGTTCGACCACACCCGCAGCGGATGTTGAAGGGCAGTGGGTGATTACAACGCCAGAGACGCTTGATACATCACGTTTTTCCGCCGTTGCCTATGTCTTCGGCAAGCGCCTGCATACGACACTGAACACTCCAGTCGGGCTGATCGACTCGACCTGGGGCGGCACGCGGATCGAGCCGTGGACGGCCCCGGAAGGCATGGCAGCTGTGCCGACGCTCAAACGCTATGCGGATGTTAAACCCGGTCAGAAGGTGGACGGGTCGGATATCTCAGGCCTTTACAATAGCATGATTTCTCCACTGGCGCCCTTCGGGCTGAAAGGCGTGATCTGGTATCAGGGAGAATCAAATCTCATGACTGCCGGTGAGTTTCCGGGCGGGGCGGCCGATTACACAGACAAGATGGAAGCCCTGATCGGGGGCTGGCGCAAGGTGTTCGGGCAGGACCTTGCCTTTTATTATGTTCAGCTTGCGCCGCATCTTTATCACGTTGTGCGCCCGGCTCAGGTAGCCTCAGCCGAAGGCCTGCCGCAGATGTGGGAGGCTCAGACGGCTGCCCTGCGCATTCCCAATACCGGCATGGTCGTCACCACCGATCTGGTCGATGATCTGAGCGACATCCACCCGCGTGATAAGGTTACGGTGGGGCAGCGTCTGGCCAATCTGGCCCTGTCGAAGACCTATGGACAGACGGGCCTTGTCATCAACGGACCTAAGTTCCGCGACGTGCGTATTGAAAATGATAAAGCCATTCTCAGCTTTGACGACATTGGCGGCGGGCTGGTCGCTAGGGACGCCAAGCCACTAACGTGGTTTCAAATTTCCGGTGCTGACGGCGTATGGTGGCCCGCTACAGCCAGTATCTCCGCTGAAACAGTCATCGCCTCAAACCCCAATGTGCGACAACCCATTTCCGTGCGGTTTGCCTGGGACGAAGCCGCCCGCCCCAACCTGATGAATAAGGAAGGCTTGCCCGCCCTGCCGTTCCATACACGGTGA
- the putA gene encoding bifunctional proline dehydrogenase/L-glutamate gamma-semialdehyde dehydrogenase PutA, which yields MTPADARARMIALHRAPEPEVLAALLPDATLDTAMRQRVMAQARLILQDLKAAQSTGWVNRFLQVYRLNTAEGVALLSLAEAYLRVPDPETANLLIRDKIGDADWRAHKAKSGSALVNTATFGLIVTRALVEDPQQAGTLKKLITRMGEPVIRQGVAVAMKMMGEVFVMGRTIDEALDVAAKPENKGFTASFDMLGESARTFADAEKYFSAYEQALDTVGRSPKGTGHSISIKLSALHPRYEVANRKTCVPQLIEMIRHLAAKAAGYNMDLTIDAEETERLMISLDIIEGVLLDPSLSGWDGLGMAAQAYGKRARPLIGWAQAIGQETGHRLKVRLVKGAYWDSEIKRAQVEGLSDYPLFTRKPATDVSYLACAKDMLDATHIWPAFAGHNALTVATIMEWAGERRDFEFQRLHGMGEGLHERLVRELGYNCRTYAPVGGHKELLAYLVRRLLENGANSSFVHQLADPAVNEETLLSDPSAHIAAVEGRPHPAIALPAGLFPGRINSQGLDLNDQTTLDATLSAIAEIGAKPHAATALVSGQAVSGTARAVVRPADPSQPIGTVIEASSDDVARALIAADAAADRWAATPVEERAACLERLADLLEAHRLELMVLCVHEAGKTIGDAVAEIREAVDFCRYYAVNAREQFRPVSLPGPTGELNELRLTGRGTFACISPWNFPLAIFIGQVTAALVAGNPVVAKPAPQTPLIAFRAVQLAHEAGIPADVLHFLPGGPDVGAALTASAAVHGVAFTGSTGTARAIARSLLSDDSRPLVPLIAETGGLNAMIVDSTALPEQVVGDVVTSAFRSAGQRCSALRLLIVQEDVADRIIHMLKGAMDALVLGDPADIRTDVGPVIDASAHNKLLAYRQSMKAQWIHTLEAPHTGLFVPPTLIRLNAIEDLSQEWFGPILHVVSWKAGELDSVVARINARGYGLTMGLHSRVAETAERVKSLAKVGNLYVNRSMIGAVVGSQPFGGEGLSGTGPKAGGPHYLLRFASERTVSVDTTSAGGNATLLSLAETDI from the coding sequence ATGACGCCTGCTGACGCCCGCGCCCGCATGATTGCCCTTCATCGCGCCCCTGAGCCGGAGGTGCTGGCGGCCCTGCTGCCCGACGCCACGCTCGATACCGCCATGCGTCAGCGGGTGATGGCACAGGCGCGCCTCATCCTTCAGGACCTCAAGGCGGCGCAATCGACCGGCTGGGTCAATCGCTTCCTACAGGTATACCGGCTGAATACGGCCGAAGGCGTGGCGTTGTTGTCGCTCGCCGAAGCCTATCTGCGCGTGCCCGATCCTGAAACGGCGAACCTTTTGATCCGCGACAAGATCGGCGATGCAGACTGGCGAGCGCACAAGGCGAAATCCGGCTCGGCTCTGGTCAATACGGCGACCTTCGGCCTGATCGTCACCCGCGCCCTGGTCGAAGACCCGCAACAGGCCGGCACGCTAAAAAAGCTGATCACCCGTATGGGTGAACCGGTCATCCGACAGGGCGTGGCCGTCGCCATGAAGATGATGGGGGAGGTCTTCGTCATGGGCCGCACCATTGACGAAGCACTCGATGTCGCCGCCAAACCCGAAAACAAGGGCTTCACCGCCTCTTTCGACATGCTGGGAGAGTCGGCACGCACCTTTGCAGACGCCGAAAAATACTTCTCCGCCTATGAGCAGGCGCTGGACACGGTCGGCCGTTCACCCAAGGGGACTGGCCATTCGATTTCGATCAAACTGTCGGCCCTGCACCCGCGTTATGAGGTCGCCAATCGAAAAACTTGTGTTCCGCAACTAATTGAAATGATCCGCCATCTGGCAGCCAAGGCCGCCGGCTACAATATGGACCTGACCATCGACGCCGAAGAGACCGAGCGCCTTATGATCTCGCTCGACATCATCGAAGGCGTGCTGCTCGATCCGTCCCTTTCCGGCTGGGACGGCCTCGGCATGGCGGCGCAAGCCTACGGCAAGCGCGCGCGTCCGCTGATTGGCTGGGCGCAGGCCATCGGTCAGGAGACCGGCCATCGCCTTAAGGTGCGTCTGGTCAAGGGAGCCTACTGGGATTCCGAGATCAAGCGCGCGCAGGTCGAAGGCCTCAGCGACTATCCGCTGTTCACGCGCAAACCGGCGACGGATGTCTCCTACCTCGCCTGTGCGAAGGATATGCTGGATGCCACACACATCTGGCCGGCCTTTGCGGGCCACAACGCGCTGACCGTGGCGACGATCATGGAGTGGGCCGGCGAACGTCGCGACTTTGAGTTCCAGCGCCTGCACGGCATGGGCGAAGGTCTGCATGAGCGCCTGGTGCGCGAATTGGGCTATAACTGCCGCACCTATGCGCCCGTTGGTGGGCATAAAGAACTGCTTGCCTATCTGGTGCGCCGCCTGCTGGAAAACGGCGCCAATTCGTCGTTCGTGCATCAACTGGCCGACCCAGCTGTCAATGAGGAAACGCTTTTGTCCGATCCCTCCGCCCACATCGCCGCCGTCGAAGGTCGCCCGCACCCGGCCATCGCCCTGCCCGCTGGCCTCTTCCCCGGTCGCATCAATTCGCAGGGTCTGGACCTCAACGATCAGACCACGCTTGATGCGACCTTGAGCGCAATTGCCGAAATCGGTGCGAAACCTCACGCCGCCACGGCGTTGGTGTCGGGTCAGGCGGTTAGCGGCACGGCCAGGGCGGTCGTGCGTCCCGCAGACCCGTCGCAGCCCATCGGGACGGTCATCGAAGCCTCCAGCGACGACGTGGCGCGCGCTCTTATTGCCGCCGATGCCGCCGCCGACCGTTGGGCCGCCACACCGGTCGAAGAGCGTGCTGCTTGTCTGGAGCGCCTCGCCGACCTGCTGGAGGCGCACCGCCTCGAACTGATGGTGCTGTGCGTGCATGAGGCGGGAAAGACGATCGGTGATGCCGTGGCCGAAATCCGCGAAGCCGTCGATTTCTGTCGCTACTACGCCGTTAATGCGCGCGAACAATTCCGCCCTGTGAGCCTGCCGGGGCCGACGGGCGAACTGAACGAACTGCGTCTTACCGGGCGCGGCACTTTCGCTTGCATTTCGCCATGGAATTTCCCACTGGCCATTTTCATCGGGCAAGTGACCGCCGCTCTGGTCGCCGGAAACCCCGTGGTGGCCAAGCCTGCGCCGCAGACGCCGCTGATCGCTTTCCGCGCTGTGCAACTGGCGCACGAGGCCGGAATACCGGCCGATGTGTTGCACTTCCTGCCCGGCGGCCCCGATGTCGGTGCGGCCCTGACCGCCTCTGCCGCCGTGCACGGCGTCGCCTTCACGGGTTCGACCGGAACGGCGCGCGCCATTGCCCGCAGCCTGCTCAGCGATGACAGCCGCCCGCTTGTGCCGCTGATCGCCGAAACCGGCGGCCTCAACGCCATGATCGTCGATTCCACCGCCTTGCCGGAACAGGTGGTCGGCGATGTGGTGACCTCCGCCTTCCGCTCAGCCGGTCAGCGCTGTTCGGCCCTGCGCCTGCTGATCGTGCAGGAAGATGTGGCCGATAGGATCATCCACATGCTTAAGGGCGCGATGGATGCGCTCGTTCTGGGCGACCCGGCGGATATCCGTACCGATGTCGGCCCGGTCATCGACGCCTCTGCGCACAATAAGTTACTTGCGTATCGCCAGTCGATGAAAGCGCAGTGGATTCATACGCTTGAAGCCCCGCATACCGGCCTGTTTGTGCCGCCGACCCTGATCCGCCTCAACGCTATCGAAGACCTGTCGCAGGAATGGTTTGGGCCCATCCTGCACGTCGTCAGCTGGAAGGCCGGGGAACTGGACAGCGTCGTCGCCCGCATCAATGCGCGCGGCTATGGCCTGACCATGGGGTTGCATTCGCGCGTCGCCGAAACGGCCGAACGGGTCAAGTCTCTGGCCAAGGTCGGCAACCTCTATGTAAACCGCTCGATGATCGGCGCTGTGGTCGGGTCACAACCCTTTGGCGGCGAAGGCCTGTCCGGCACGGGCCCCAAGGCGGGCGGCCCGCACTATCTGTTGCGTTTTGCCAGTGAGCGCACGGTCTCAGTCGATACGACCTCGGCGGGCGGCAATGCCACCCTGCTGTCTCTGGCCGAAACAGACATCTGA
- a CDS encoding Lrp/AsnC ligand binding domain-containing protein, translating to MLDEIDRKILRLLQADGRMTNQALAEAVHVSPAACFERVKRLKANGYILGTMAILDPVKLDRALLIFVEVLLDRTTEDVFDAFRHAVTRQPEILECHMVAGGFDYLIKARVKDMAAYRQFLGDALVLLPGVRETRTYAVLEEVKNAIALPV from the coding sequence ATGCTGGATGAGATCGACCGCAAGATTCTGCGTCTGCTGCAAGCGGACGGGCGCATGACCAATCAGGCTTTGGCTGAAGCGGTGCACGTGTCACCGGCGGCCTGTTTCGAGCGGGTCAAGCGTCTGAAGGCCAATGGCTATATTCTGGGCACCATGGCCATTCTCGATCCGGTCAAGCTGGATCGTGCCCTGCTGATCTTCGTCGAGGTTCTGTTGGATCGCACGACCGAAGATGTGTTCGACGCCTTTCGCCACGCCGTGACGCGCCAGCCGGAAATCCTGGAATGTCATATGGTGGCGGGTGGTTTCGACTATCTGATCAAGGCGCGGGTGAAGGACATGGCGGCCTATCGGCAGTTTTTGGGCGACGCGCTGGTGTTGCTGCCCGGCGTGCGTGAAACCCGCACCTATGCGGTGCTGGAAGAGGTTAAAAACGCCATAGCTCTGCCGGTTTAA
- a CDS encoding alpha/beta hydrolase: MPVSMDRRQLLTAAAASALLPGVAFAQDSGAPLASEGTKVPLLPPLESFPLWPKGKVPGAMGVTVKEEWILRNPKEGNPNDTAATHVTEPVLMVRRPKNPNGSAILMIPGGGYVRVAVSRAGGGTDKDFADRGTTVFVMTYRLPADGWGAGPEAPLQDAQRAIRLIRHRAADFGIDPNRLGVIGFSAGGHLAGWLSESFARETYAPVDAADTQPTKPLVTGMFYPVMTMMAPYAHGGSVNAMFPNGGTDEQKRKVSLEFNLPKDMPPTFMAHAGDDRTVPAENSLILYQALRAQKTPTELHIFENGGHGLRVNGQDQPYMSLFEAFAKRHGLWG; this comes from the coding sequence ATGCCCGTATCTATGGATCGCCGTCAGCTCTTGACCGCGGCGGCGGCCTCCGCCCTGTTGCCCGGTGTGGCCTTTGCGCAGGATTCCGGCGCGCCGCTGGCGTCCGAAGGGACGAAGGTGCCACTTCTGCCGCCGCTGGAAAGCTTCCCCCTATGGCCCAAGGGCAAGGTGCCGGGGGCAATGGGCGTGACGGTGAAGGAAGAGTGGATTTTACGCAACCCCAAAGAGGGGAACCCGAACGACACAGCGGCGACGCATGTCACTGAGCCAGTCCTTATGGTGCGGCGACCGAAAAATCCGAATGGTTCAGCCATTCTGATGATCCCTGGCGGCGGCTATGTGCGCGTTGCCGTAAGTCGCGCAGGAGGCGGCACGGACAAGGACTTTGCTGATCGTGGCACGACGGTGTTTGTCATGACCTATCGTCTGCCGGCGGATGGCTGGGGTGCAGGGCCCGAAGCGCCGTTGCAGGACGCGCAGCGCGCCATCCGCCTGATCCGCCATCGCGCTGCAGACTTCGGTATCGACCCGAACCGTCTCGGCGTCATCGGCTTTTCGGCGGGTGGGCATCTGGCCGGATGGCTTTCGGAAAGTTTTGCACGGGAAACCTATGCGCCGGTCGATGCAGCCGATACACAGCCAACCAAGCCTTTGGTGACCGGGATGTTTTATCCGGTGATGACCATGATGGCCCCTTACGCGCATGGGGGCTCGGTCAATGCCATGTTCCCGAATGGCGGCACGGACGAGCAAAAGCGCAAGGTCTCGCTAGAGTTCAATCTGCCTAAGGATATGCCGCCAACCTTCATGGCGCATGCGGGGGATGACCGTACGGTCCCGGCGGAAAACAGCCTGATCCTCTATCAGGCCCTGCGCGCACAGAAGACACCGACGGAGCTGCATATTTTCGAAAATGGTGGCCACGGCCTTCGCGTCAATGGACAGGATCAGCCCTATATGTCGCTGTTTGAGGCCTTTGCGAAACGCCACGGCCTCTGGGGTTAG